A window of Longispora fulva contains these coding sequences:
- the ileS gene encoding isoleucine--tRNA ligase — translation MSYPKDGSSVPASPALPQVEERVLDFWGADKTFQASIDARPANDEFVFYDGPPFANGLPHYGHLLTGYVKDVVPRYQTMKGKRVERRFGWDCHGLPAEVEAEKQLGITTKAEILALGIDKFNAATKASVLKYTGEWERYVNRQARWVDFGNDYKTLDLNYMESVMWAFKTLHDKGMVYEGYRVLAYCWRCETPLSNTETKMDDTYRDRTDPALTVAFTLTAPGHSLDGAKVLVWTTTPWTLPSNLALAVGPDLDYVVVEQDGERYVLGKDRLGAYAKELAEAEPVAVVKGRDLAGLRYEPLFDYLVEQGGRNAFQVLAADYVSAEDGTGVVHQAPAFGEDDQAVCTAAGIPTVMTVDDRAKFTSLVPDYQGIQVFEANKSIITALKERGVVLRHESYVHSYPHCWRCDSPLVYKGVASWFVAVTKVKERMLALNQDIDWVPGHVKDGQFGKWLAGARDWNINRTRFWGSPIPVWKSDDPEYPRIDVYGSLADLNRDFGTTVTDLHRPFIDELTRPNPDDPTGRSTMRRVPDVLDCWFESGSMPFAQVHYPFENRDWFESHYPGDFIVEYTAQTRGWFYTMHVLATALFDRPAFRTAVVHGTLLGDDNRKMSKSLKNYPDVYKMFDLYGSDAMRWFLMSSPVLRGGDMAVTESGIRDSVRHVLLPLWSVWYFFSLYANASTVEAVPRTDSDNLLDRYVLAKTRELVADTGAQLDVNDISGACGTVRTFLDALTNWYVRRSRSRFWAGEQAAFDTLYTVLETLTRVMAPLAPYLAEEVWKGLTGGRSVHLADFPVVADYPADHDLVAAMDAVRDVCSATLSVRKSTGLRVRLPLARLTVATPDAEALRPFGDLIADEVNVKDVVFTTDLGGYCEQVLTVVPKALGPRLGKDVQRVIKAVKAGEWSASGETVTAGGVELLSGEYELKLVAADAEHSAPVGGGVVLLDVAVSPELAAEGVARDVIRAVQQARREADLAVSDRITLVVDGSPAVQAAVATHRDFVAAETLALGVTFGPAPDGFLGEVGDEQVRVSVTRA, via the coding sequence ATGTCGTATCCGAAAGACGGATCGTCAGTCCCCGCCAGCCCTGCCCTGCCGCAGGTCGAGGAGCGCGTCCTCGACTTCTGGGGGGCCGACAAGACCTTCCAAGCGAGCATCGACGCGCGGCCGGCGAACGACGAGTTCGTCTTCTACGACGGCCCGCCCTTCGCCAACGGCCTGCCGCACTACGGCCACCTGCTGACCGGCTACGTCAAGGACGTCGTCCCGCGCTACCAGACGATGAAGGGCAAGCGGGTCGAGCGCCGGTTCGGCTGGGACTGCCACGGGCTGCCCGCCGAGGTGGAGGCGGAGAAGCAGCTCGGCATCACGACGAAGGCCGAGATCCTCGCGCTCGGCATCGACAAGTTCAACGCGGCCACGAAGGCGTCGGTGCTCAAGTACACCGGCGAGTGGGAGCGCTACGTCAACCGGCAGGCCCGCTGGGTGGACTTCGGCAACGACTACAAGACGCTCGACCTGAACTACATGGAAAGCGTCATGTGGGCGTTCAAGACCCTGCACGACAAGGGCATGGTCTACGAGGGCTACCGGGTGCTGGCGTACTGCTGGCGGTGTGAGACCCCGTTGTCGAACACCGAGACGAAGATGGACGACACGTACCGGGACCGGACCGACCCGGCGCTGACCGTGGCGTTCACGCTGACCGCCCCGGGGCACAGCCTGGACGGCGCGAAGGTGCTGGTGTGGACGACCACGCCGTGGACCCTGCCGTCGAACCTGGCGCTGGCCGTGGGCCCGGACCTGGACTACGTGGTGGTCGAGCAGGACGGCGAGCGCTACGTGCTCGGCAAGGACCGGCTCGGCGCGTACGCCAAGGAGCTGGCCGAGGCCGAGCCCGTCGCCGTGGTCAAGGGCCGCGACCTGGCCGGCCTGCGCTACGAGCCCCTCTTCGACTACCTCGTCGAGCAGGGCGGGCGCAACGCTTTCCAGGTGCTCGCGGCCGACTACGTCTCCGCCGAGGACGGCACCGGGGTCGTGCACCAGGCCCCGGCGTTCGGCGAGGACGACCAGGCGGTGTGTACGGCGGCCGGCATCCCGACCGTGATGACCGTGGACGACCGGGCCAAGTTCACCTCGCTGGTGCCCGACTACCAGGGGATCCAGGTCTTCGAGGCCAACAAGTCCATCATCACGGCCCTCAAGGAGCGCGGCGTCGTGCTCCGGCACGAGAGCTACGTGCACTCCTACCCGCACTGCTGGCGGTGCGACTCCCCGCTGGTCTACAAGGGCGTGGCCAGCTGGTTCGTGGCCGTCACCAAGGTCAAGGAGCGGATGCTCGCGCTGAACCAGGACATCGACTGGGTGCCAGGGCACGTCAAGGACGGCCAGTTCGGCAAGTGGCTGGCCGGCGCGCGGGACTGGAACATCAACCGGACCCGGTTCTGGGGCTCGCCGATCCCGGTGTGGAAGAGCGATGACCCGGAGTACCCCCGGATCGATGTCTATGGGTCTCTGGCCGACCTGAACCGGGACTTCGGCACGACGGTGACCGACCTGCACAGGCCGTTCATCGACGAGCTGACCCGGCCGAACCCGGACGACCCGACCGGGCGGTCGACGATGCGCCGGGTGCCGGACGTGCTGGACTGCTGGTTCGAGTCCGGTTCGATGCCGTTCGCCCAGGTGCACTACCCGTTCGAGAACCGCGACTGGTTCGAGTCGCACTACCCGGGCGACTTCATCGTGGAGTACACGGCGCAGACCCGGGGCTGGTTCTACACCATGCACGTGCTGGCCACGGCCCTGTTCGACCGGCCGGCGTTCCGCACGGCGGTGGTGCACGGCACGCTGCTCGGCGACGACAACCGCAAGATGTCCAAGAGCCTGAAGAACTACCCGGACGTCTACAAGATGTTCGACCTGTACGGCTCGGACGCCATGCGGTGGTTCCTGATGTCCTCCCCGGTGCTGCGCGGCGGCGACATGGCCGTCACGGAGTCGGGGATCCGGGACTCCGTGCGGCACGTGCTCCTTCCCCTGTGGAGCGTGTGGTACTTCTTCTCGCTCTACGCCAACGCGTCCACGGTGGAGGCGGTGCCCCGCACCGACTCCGACAACCTTCTCGACCGGTACGTGCTGGCCAAGACCCGCGAGCTCGTGGCGGACACGGGCGCGCAGCTCGACGTCAACGACATCTCCGGCGCGTGCGGCACGGTGCGCACATTCCTCGACGCGCTGACCAACTGGTACGTGCGCCGGTCGCGCAGCCGGTTCTGGGCGGGGGAGCAGGCGGCGTTCGACACGCTGTACACGGTGCTGGAGACCCTGACCCGGGTGATGGCCCCGCTCGCGCCGTACCTGGCGGAGGAGGTCTGGAAGGGCCTGACCGGGGGCCGTTCGGTGCACCTGGCCGACTTCCCGGTCGTGGCCGACTACCCGGCCGACCACGACCTGGTCGCGGCGATGGACGCGGTCCGCGACGTGTGCTCCGCCACGCTGTCGGTGCGCAAGTCCACCGGCCTGCGGGTCCGGCTGCCGCTGGCCCGGCTCACGGTCGCCACGCCGGACGCCGAGGCGCTGCGGCCGTTCGGGGACCTGATCGCCGACGAGGTCAACGTCAAGGATGTCGTCTTCACCACCGACCTCGGCGGCTACTGCGAGCAGGTGCTCACCGTGGTCCCGAAGGCCCTCGGCCCCCGGCTGGGCAAGGACGTCCAGCGGGTGATCAAGGCCGTCAAGGCGGGGGAGTGGTCGGCCTCCGGCGAGACCGTCACGGCCGGTGGCGTCGAACTCCTCTCCGGGGAGTACGAGCTCAAGCTGGTCGCCGCCGACGCCGAGCACTCGGCCCCGGTGGGCGGCGGCGTGGTCCTGCTCGACGTGGCCGTCTCCCCGGAGCTGGCCGCCGAGGGCGTGGCCCGCGACGTGATCCGCGCGGTCCAGCAGGCCCGCCGTGAGGCGGACCTGGCCGTGTCCGACCGGATCACCCTCGTGGTGGACGGCTCCCCGGCCGTGCAGGCCGCCGTGGCCACCCACCGGGACTTCGTCGCGGCCGAGACCCTGGCCCTGGGCGTGACCTTCGGGCCGGCCCCGGACGGCTTCCTCGGCGAGGTTGGCGACGAGCAGGTCCGGGTATCAGTGACCCGCGCGTGA
- a CDS encoding lysophospholipid acyltransferase family protein, which translates to MTALYRVAKWVVGAPLRGVLRPKAEGLENIPHSGPAILACNHLSVSDHLYLPLVVSRPIAFMAKAEYFLQPGLKGWARGAMVRGLGQIAVDRSGGRAGVDALKRTLPILQNGGLHGIFPEGTRSPDGRLYKGRTGVARLALEAKVPVIPIGLIGTDLAQPIGRAMPDPRAEVLIRIGKPLYFGRYEGMERDKHVVRAVTDEVMDEIRRLTGQEYVDRYAPRASAAQPPAA; encoded by the coding sequence GTGACGGCGCTGTACAGGGTTGCCAAGTGGGTCGTAGGTGCCCCGCTCCGGGGTGTGCTGCGCCCGAAGGCCGAGGGGCTGGAGAACATCCCGCACTCCGGGCCGGCGATCCTCGCGTGCAACCACCTCTCGGTGTCCGACCACCTGTATCTGCCGCTCGTGGTGTCCCGGCCGATCGCATTCATGGCGAAGGCCGAGTACTTCCTGCAACCCGGCCTCAAGGGCTGGGCGCGCGGCGCGATGGTGCGCGGGCTGGGCCAGATCGCCGTGGACCGCTCCGGCGGTCGGGCCGGGGTCGACGCCCTCAAGCGCACCCTGCCCATCCTGCAGAACGGCGGGCTGCACGGCATCTTCCCGGAGGGCACCCGTTCGCCCGACGGCCGGCTGTACAAGGGCCGCACCGGGGTCGCCCGGCTCGCCCTGGAGGCCAAGGTCCCCGTGATCCCGATCGGCCTGATCGGCACCGACCTGGCCCAGCCGATCGGCAGGGCCATGCCGGACCCGCGCGCCGAGGTGCTGATCAGGATCGGCAAGCCGCTGTACTTCGGCCGCTACGAGGGCATGGAGCGTGACAAGCACGTGGTCCGGGCCGTCACGGACGAGGTGATGGACGAGATCCGCCGGCTGACCGGCCAGGAGTACGTCGACCGGTACGCGCCGCGCGCCTCGGCCGCCCAGCCCCCCGCCGCCTGA